The following proteins are encoded in a genomic region of Cryptomeria japonica chromosome 11, Sugi_1.0, whole genome shotgun sequence:
- the LOC131860411 gene encoding uncharacterized protein LOC131860411 has product MASKMLIAALCMVALLSANDVFAMNVKCHGKPYKYTCPGKHACPSQCARTCVMDCKACKPVCTCNKPGGVCQDPRFIGGDGIMFYFHGKKDQNFCLVSDSELHINAHFIGKRGEGMGRDFTWVQSIGVLFGGNHQLFLGAKKNFYKLAIALDGKTIQLPNQEGATLSLSSSNLTIVRSDTTNAVTVEVENKFMITARVVPITPEESRIHNYGITSESGDCFAHLELSFKFYSLSPDVTGVLGQTYAAEYRSPIKLGVAMPVVGGEANYVTSNVFATDCKVARFGSRNININDNDFSVLGLNCAGRPGGRGMVCRR; this is encoded by the exons ATGGCTTCAAAGATGTTGATCGCTGCACTTTGCATGGTTGCGCTGCTGAGTGCAAACGACGTGTTTGCGATGAACGTGAAGTGCCATGGCAAGCCCTACAAGTATACCTGCCCTGGGAAGCATGCCTGTCCGAGCCAGTGTGCGCGTACCTGCGTCATGGACTGCAAAGCTTGCAAGCCTGTTTGCA CGTGCAATAAGCCCGGAGGCGTATGCCAGGATCCTCGATTCATAGGAGGAGATGGCATCATGTTCTATTTCCATGGTAAGAAAGACCAGAACTTCTGTTTGGTGTCGGACTCAGAGCTTCACATCAATGCTCACTTCATCGGCAAGAGAGGTGAGGGAATGGGAAGAGACTTCACGTGGGTGCAGTCCATTGGAGTGCTCTTCGGCGGCAACCACCAGCTGTTCCTGGGAGCCAAAAAG aatttctacaaaCTGGCCATTGCCTTGGACGGCAAAACGATCCAACTTCCTAACCAGGAGGGTGCCACgctttccctctcttcctccaaTCTGACAATCGTTCGATCCGACACCACTAATGCCGTCACAGTTGAAGTGGAGAACAAGTTTATGATTACAGCCCGCGTTGTGCCCATCACTCCCGAGGAGTCTCGAATCCATAACTACGGGATCACCTCCGAGTCCGGCGACTGCTTTGCCCATCTGGAGCTGAGCTTCAAGTTCTACTCTCTCAGCCCCGATGTGACTGGTGTGCTTGGACAGACATACGCAGCAGAGTACAGGAGCCCCATTAAGTTGGGTGTGGCCATGCCCGTGGTGGGAGGTGAAGCCAACTATGTGACGAGCAATGTCTTTGCCACTGATTGCAAAGTTGCCCGATTCGGTTCGCGCAACATCAACATCAATGACAACGATTTCTCCGTCCTGGGTCTCAACTGTGCAGGGAGACCCGGTGGGCGAGGCATGGTTTGCCGGAGATAG
- the LOC131061357 gene encoding uncharacterized protein LOC131061357 — MASKMFIAALCMVALLSANDVFAKNPKKVKCPPKLYKYSCPGQHLCPNHCAYSCVMDCKTCSPVCHYCAPCNKPGGVCQDPRFIGGDGIMFYFHGKKDQNFCLVSDADLHINAHFIGKRGEGMGRDFTWVQSIGVLFGGNHQLFLGANKVSSWDDSIDQLAIALDGKTIQLPNQEGATLSLSPFNLTIVRSDTTNAVTVEVEKKFMITARVVPITPEESRIHNYGITSESGDCFAHLELSFKFYSLSPDVTGVLGQTYGTEYRSPIKLGVAMPVVGGEANYVTSNLFATDCKVARFGSGNININNNDFSVLGLNCAGRPGGRGMVCRR, encoded by the exons ATGGCTTCAAAGATGTTCATCGCTGCACTTTGCATGGTTGCGCTGCTGAGTGCAAACGACGTGTTTGCAAAGAATCCGAAGAAGGTGAAGTGCCCTCCCAAGCTCTACAAGTATAGCTGCCCTGGGCAGCATCTCTGTCCGAACCATTGTGCGTATAGCTGCGTCATGGACTGCAAAACTTGCAGCCCTGTTTGCC ATTACTGTGCACCGTGCAATAAGCCCGGAGGCGTGTGCCAGGATCCTCGATTCATAGGAGGAGATGGCATCATGTTCTATTTCCACGGTAAGAAAGACCAGAACTTCTGTTTGGTGTCGGACGCAGACCTGCACATCAATGCTCACTTCATCGGCAAGAGAGGCGAAGGAATGGGAAGAGACTTCACTTGGGTGCAGTCCATTGGAGTGCTCTTCGGCGGCAATCACCAGCTGTTCCTAGGAGCCAACAAGGTGTCCTCCTGGGATGATTCAATTGACCAACTGGCCATTGCCTTGGACGGCAAAACGATCCAACTTCCTAACCAGGAGGGTGCCACGCTTTCCCTCTCTCCCTTCAACTTGACAATCGTTCGATCTGACACCACTAATGCCGTTACGGTTGAAGTGGAGAAAAAGTTTATGATTACAGCCCGCGTTGTACCCATCACTCCCGAGGAGTCTCGAATCCACAACTACGGGATCACCTCCGAGTCCGGCGATTGCTTTGCCCATCTGGAGCTGAGCTTCAAGTTCTACTCTCTCAGCCCCGATGTGACTGGTGTGCTTGGACAGACATACGGAACAGAGTACAGGAGCCCCATTAAGTTGGGTGTGGCCATGCCCGTGGTGGGAGGTGAAGCCAACTATGTGACGAGCAATCTGTTTGCCACTGACTGCAAGGTTGCCCGATTCGGTTCaggcaacatcaacatcaataacAACGATTTCTCCGTCCTCGGTCTCAACTGTGCAGGGAGACCTGGTGGGCGCGGCATGGTTTGCCGGAGATAG
- the LOC131061385 gene encoding uncharacterized protein LOC131061385, translating to MAAKMVIAALIMVALLSANDVLAKEQKKVKCHDKLYKKTCRGEQFCPNECAYTCVMDCKTCKPVCYCNKPGGVCQDPRFIGGDGIMFYFHGKKDQNFCLVSDSDLHINAYFIGKRGEAMGRDFTWVQSIGVLFNGNHQLFLGANKVSSWDDSIDQLAIALDGKSIQLPNQEGAAATLPLISSSNLRIVRSDKTNAVTVEVENKFMITARVVAITPEESRIHNYGITSESEDCFAHLELSFKFYSLSPRVTGVLGQTYGAEYRSPINLGAAMPVVGGEADYVTTNLFATDCKVARFGSPNNDINDFSIVDLNCAGRPGGRGMVCRR from the exons ATGGCTGCAAAGATGGTAATCGCTGCACTTATCATGGTAGCACTGCTGAGTGCAAACGACGTGCTTGCAAAGGAACAGAAGAAGGTGAAGTGCCATGACAAGCTCTACAAGAAGACCTGCCGTGGGGAGCAATTCTGTCCGAACGAGTGTGCGTATACCTGCGTCATGGACTGTAAAACTTGCAAGCCTGTTTGCT ACTGTAATAAGCCCGGAGGCGTGTGCCAGGATCCTCGATTCATAGGAGGAGATGGCATCATGTTCTATTTCCACGGTAAGAAAGACCAGAACTTCTGTCTGGTTTCGGACTCAGATCTCCACATCAATGCTTACTTCATCGGCAAGAGAGGCGAAGCAATGGGAAGAGACTTCACGTGGGTGCAGTCCATTGGAGTGCTCTTCAACGGCAACCACCAGCTGTTCCTGGGAGCCAACAAGGTGTCCTCCTGGGATGATTCAATTGACCAACTGGCCATTGCCTTGGACGGCAAATCGATCCAACTTCCTAACCAGGAGGGAGCCGCTGCCACTCTTCCCCTGATCTCTTCCTCCAATCTGAGAATCGTTCGATCTGACAAAACTAATGCCGTGACGGTTGAAGTGGAGAACAAGTTTATGATTACAGCCCGCGTTGTGGCCATCACTCCCGAGGAGTCTCGAATCCACAACTACGGAATCACCTCGGAGTCGGAGGACTGCTTTGCCCATCTGGAGCTGAGCTTCAAGTTCTACTCTCTCAGCCCCCGTGTCACCGGCGTGCTTGGGCAGACATATGGAGCAGAGTACAGGAGCCCCATTAACTTGGGTGCCGCCATGCCCGTGGTGGGAGGTGAGGCCGATTATGTGACCACCAATCTGTTTGCCACTGACTGCAAAGTTGCCCGATTCGGCTCACCCAACAATGACATCAACGATTTCTCCATCGTCGACCTCAACTGTGCAGGGAGACCCGGTGGCCGCGGCATGGTTTGCAGGAGATAG